Genomic window (Nymphaea colorata isolate Beijing-Zhang1983 chromosome 1, ASM883128v2, whole genome shotgun sequence):
CATGCGTCTCGGCCACTTGCTTAACAGGCAACATGAGCACGCCTCAAACGAAAAGAAGGGATCAAGAGCATCAACTTTAAGGAGAATTCATTTTATCTACCTCATCATTAAACAAAACTGAGATGTCAGAGTATGTCAAGCTGTTAAGATTGGTATATAACTTTTAAAAGGGTAGAAACACTAAATAtgaatcagaaattttttatgagagtgacgaattatagttttataaTTTTGACAAGGATGGAAATATcatcttttaaaatttctgtattacataaataaaaattttcaaattttatatgtaaaattaagactttttttttaaaggaggCAGGGCCCCTGCCAACCCTCCTCTTCCCTTATGACATTGATatgtacataattttttaaaaagttaaccGACACTTATGTGTACAAGTCATCAAGATTTCTTGCAGTTGGTCGCTTTTATAATCGTAGATTTTAACATAATAAAGTGGTTGAGATTAGCGAATAACTACGACTTACAAGGATCTTTGATCAtgctttacacacacacatatatatatatatatagtgagctTTAACAAtgtctttttccaaaaaaaaattaagaggtAAGAATTAGTAGAAATCATTTTGGTAGGAGCTGACCGTTCAATTTTTCCTATAGCAGTCAACGACTCAACTTTAGCAGATGAAGCAGGAAACAAAATAGGGTAAAAAAACGATCATCAATCTTTGATCCTTGTAAATCAGTGAGTCTACTGCTGTAAATTAGAGTCGCTAGCCCGCACCATTCTATATATAGAGGGTCAGTGGAGTACTGCCGCCACGGCCCATTCGCCTCAACATCCTGATAACCCATTCTCAACCtcattcctctcttcttcactattctctctctccttacaGATCCATTCCCCAGCAGCACTTCCCCAGAGCACattcacatccttcttcttctttcgtcATCACTGAGCCATCATTATTGAGAACCCACTTTCTGTAGCCATGCCGGAAGCACCAAAAGACTCATTTGCCTTCACACCAAAGGCATTCAATCAGCATAGTGAAGCGCTGCAATACATTGAGGATGTAACCAACAATGCCAATCAGGTCCAGGCGAGGGTGCTTGGCGAGATCTTGTCGCATAATGCGCAAGTTGAGTACTTGCGGCGGTGTGGCCTGGACGGCCGCACCGCCGACAGGCAGAATTTCAAGAATCTCTTGCCGGTGATCAGCTACGAAGACATAAAGCCAGATATAGATCGAATTGCGAATGGTGATAAATCTCCGATCCTCTCATCCTACCCCATATCAGAATTCCTTACAAGGTAACATATAGCCCTAGAACTTTAGCTGGCACTCAGTTGAGTAAGAATTTAGGATATGTCGTGCAGACGATGCGACGACAATGATATTGCACcattttcaagaaacaaaagtgaaaagagaaaaaactttTGCATGATCAGCTACCATCTTCTACGGCCAGCTGTAATTGTACCTGCAGATTTTTTATTCTGCTGGACTTTGTCGTGCATATATAATAGCCGTTCTCTGAAACACCATCCaccattttcttgcttttctaaTCATATATTgcttctgttgttttctttgtgACACAGTTCTGGAACATCAGGAGGAGAAAGAAAGCTGATGCCCACCATAGAGCAAGAGTTGGAAAGGAGGTCCTTGCTCTACAGCCTGCTCATGCCTGTCATGGACCAGTTTGTTCCTGGCCTTGACAAGGGCAAAGGAATGTACTTCCTGTTTGTGAAGTCTGAAGCCAAGACACCAGGAGGCCTAGTAGCCAGGCCTGTGCTCACCAGCTACTACAAGAGCAAGCACTTCACCGAGAGGCCCTTTGATCCATACACCAACTATACTAGCCCGGATGAAACTATCCTCTGCCCGGACCCCTTCCAGAGCATGTACTCCCAGCTTCTCTGTGGCCTCATCCAGCACAAAGAGGTTCTGCGTGTCGGGGCCGTTTTCGCTTCTGGGTTTATCCGAGCTATCAAATTTCTTGAACACAACTGGACAGAGCTTGCTCGTGACATCCGAAACGGCCATCTCAATTCTCGGATCACTGACCTCTCTGTCAGGGAGGCTGTGACTAAAATCCTCAAACCAGACCCTGAGCTTGCCGAACTGATAGAAGGGGAATGCATGAAGAACTCATGGCAAGGGATCATTCCCAGGCTGTGGCCTAACACTAAGTATATTGATATTATAGTGACAGGTACCATGGCACAGTACATACCAACACTTGATTTCTATTGCAATCGACTGCCACTTGTGTGCACTATGTATGCATCTTCCGAGTGTTATTTCGGCCTAAACCTTAACCCTTTGTCTGATCCCAAGGATGTGTGTTATACCCTAATTCCAACCATGGCCTACTTCGAGTTCCTTCCTGTTCATAGGAACAATGGTGTCACAGATCCCCATGTCATCTCCAAAACGCAGtgggagaaagaagagaaggagctTGTGGAACTTGTTGATGTGAAGCTTGGCCATGAGTATGAACTTGTGGTCACCACATTTGCAGGTCAGAAGCATacctttttattataaatatcgTCATCATCTTTATCATTATCATCTTCATTACTGTTATTATATTGAAAGGCTGAAGAAAACTGCCTTGCAGACGATTCAGGAAGGACACGGCTTGGTAAAATTGGCCTTTTTCTATATATGCAATGTGCTGCAGAATATTCATTGTTTTGCATTCTGTTGTTTTCAAACTCATGATATCCCACTAAGTTTGTGATTATACTTACAAGAGTATTCTTTCCAGCTGCTGCCAAACTTGTTTTCGTGCTTCTTAAAGAAAAGACAATGAAATTCTCcttttctgtttgtttcttCTCAAAGACACTTATTGggcctcttctttctttctttttgttgggtAATAGGATTGTATCGCTACAGAGTTGGTGATGTGCTTAGAGTTGCCGGATTCAAGAACAAAGCGCCccaatttcagttcatctgcCGAAAAAATGTGGCTCTCAGCATCGACTCCGATAAGACGGACGAGGTCGAGCTCCAAAATGCGGTGAAGAATGCCATACACCACCTGGAGCCATTTGGAGCCACTCTGGTTGACTACACCAGCCATGCAAACACTAGCACCATACCAGGCCACTATGTCCTATTCTGGGAGCTAAAAAATGGTGCAACTCCAGTGCCGCCCAGTGTCTTCGAGGACTGCTGCCTCACCATAGAGGAGTCCCTCAACAGTGTCTACCGGCAAGGGCGAGCTGCCGATAAATCGATCGGGCCGCTGGAGATCAAGGTGGTCGAGGCCGGAACTTTCGACAAACTGATGGACTATGCCTTGACCAATGGGTCCTCAATCAACCAGTATAAGACTCCAAGGTGTGTCAAGTTCACACCCATAATTGAGTTACTCAATTCCACTGCCCTGTCTAGCTACTGTAGTCCTAAGTGCCCGAAATGGGCACCTGGGCACAAGAAATGGGGCACTCATAATTAGCTCTGgttcttcctttccattcagGAACTAGCCTAGCCCCCTTCTTTTGACCACTATTTTCTAGTTAGAATTTGGAATTCCGAAGTCCGTCTTTAGTCGTCCTGTTGGTACGTGTTATGTTTAAGTCTTACTGAAGAAATTCCCCCCATGTAAAAAGCAGTTCGCATGTTAAAGACTTCCCCTTTCTAATGTTGTTTGGTTTgcaggaaaaagaaatatgagaaagcgagagagagagagagagagaggaggcgCAGAGTGAAAAATATAAATCGAAGAAAAATCCAAACAACAGAATATTGCACCATCAAGATAATCATGATCTGTGACTTCAATTTGGAAACTGACCATGACGCTTGACCAAGGAACAAAACATGAGACTTCGAGTGATTTCAGCCATGACACGATATATCTTGCATGGTTGGGGCTTCGTACAGATTGATGGATACAGAAGAAGACAGAAACCAGCCTCGTGCATAAACCAATAACGCAGATCAAAATCTAAGCCATATCGATCGAGCTTGTCATTTTGGCCTTGTGCTTT
Coding sequences:
- the LOC116248229 gene encoding indole-3-acetic acid-amido synthetase GH3.6; amino-acid sequence: MPEAPKDSFAFTPKAFNQHSEALQYIEDVTNNANQVQARVLGEILSHNAQVEYLRRCGLDGRTADRQNFKNLLPVISYEDIKPDIDRIANGDKSPILSSYPISEFLTSSGTSGGERKLMPTIEQELERRSLLYSLLMPVMDQFVPGLDKGKGMYFLFVKSEAKTPGGLVARPVLTSYYKSKHFTERPFDPYTNYTSPDETILCPDPFQSMYSQLLCGLIQHKEVLRVGAVFASGFIRAIKFLEHNWTELARDIRNGHLNSRITDLSVREAVTKILKPDPELAELIEGECMKNSWQGIIPRLWPNTKYIDIIVTGTMAQYIPTLDFYCNRLPLVCTMYASSECYFGLNLNPLSDPKDVCYTLIPTMAYFEFLPVHRNNGVTDPHVISKTQWEKEEKELVELVDVKLGHEYELVVTTFAGLYRYRVGDVLRVAGFKNKAPQFQFICRKNVALSIDSDKTDEVELQNAVKNAIHHLEPFGATLVDYTSHANTSTIPGHYVLFWELKNGATPVPPSVFEDCCLTIEESLNSVYRQGRAADKSIGPLEIKVVEAGTFDKLMDYALTNGSSINQYKTPRCVKFTPIIELLNSTALSSYCSPKCPKWAPGHKKWGTHN